One part of the Deltaproteobacteria bacterium genome encodes these proteins:
- a CDS encoding type II toxin-antitoxin system VapC family toxin translates to MRLFLDSSALAKRYLDEAGSELVAEQCTRATEILLSVIAIPEVLSALNRLRREGHMQSPQYRRLKSTLMLDVEQAAIVELSPAVVQKTVHCIEHCAVKTLDAIQIASALIAECDRFLSADHRQLAAAKRMGLRIAAM, encoded by the coding sequence GTGCGCCTGTTTCTCGATTCATCCGCACTGGCCAAACGGTATCTCGACGAGGCAGGCTCGGAGCTCGTCGCCGAGCAGTGCACACGGGCAACGGAGATCCTCTTGTCGGTCATCGCCATTCCCGAGGTCCTCTCCGCGTTGAATCGCCTGCGCCGCGAGGGCCACATGCAGAGCCCGCAGTATCGACGTCTAAAATCCACACTCATGCTGGACGTCGAGCAAGCTGCGATCGTTGAGTTGTCGCCGGCCGTCGTTCAAAAGACCGTGCATTGCATCGAACACTGTGCAGTCAAGACACTGGACGCGATCCAAATCGCCTCCGCCCTCATTGCGGAGTGCGACCGTTTTCTCTCCGCCGATCACCGCCAACTCGCGGCGGCCAAACGGATGGGGCTGCGCATCGCCGCGATGTAA
- the gspD gene encoding type II secretion system secretin GspD — translation MKCGKRFVALVCLCLMTPPGMAQVPAGESDPTSVETEVPEVLTSPGTAPAPAPSAGGPTGDGAATGTNLDCDHLDDQHFCLNAPKAKIEDIIRQISAWTKRNFILDSSVQSKEITILSERPMTRGEVYQAFLSALNVAGYTIVEGPGGVFKVVGLTDAKKYPIPTHVDTTPVSDLFITRLVTMRNISAKDMYDAIKDMISKGGSISAYTQTNTLIITDSGTNIDRLMKIVKELDQEGPQQTMEIMPVKHASAKEIAGIVNQLFEQKTQAGKTKPKAGEPVDIEEVSKLIPDDRTNSIIVLASKRAMDQVRSIIQRLDQKMASGQEGHIHVYYLKYAKADELATTLTTLVSGTAKKPEPGKGGKGQAADSGAVVAELEGGIKVTADKTVNALIITSTFKDFKTLVEKVISKLDVRRRQVYLEAVVMELSIDTSKDYGFSGHGGIGAGAALGFGQSFGALSGIQSGLLSGPESAPALLGGLISQRTVNLQTVGAQGQSQSISIPAFSAFITALSTYGNANIISTPNLLTLENEEATIEVQEKEPIPGAQSIGQGGVTTINPVQYEEAGLTMKIKPSVGYGDSIALKIEQELSTFGARVQGLNAPSKSKRKVQTNVLCQDGQTIVIGGLMQDEMTAGKRKIPVLGDIPLLGFFFSRTNKQVGKRNLLIFLTPYIVRDSRDFQDILQRKIEQRNSFVQQNYGKKQQETIRDMIRTHREDLLEFSEGWTEPPAQTPVRPSSVKSVLPGPESYEMSRGAPAAGATRGAPTGPAPIISVPPLSPVGPAVGPPVRSAPTTSKGVTTSSTAFDAALDTPVEKPTWLSSSYKGSIKAAPASVSSTPPKAATIVEKTLTSNASATTKNAKATATRSAAKATATATAKTAESGVITIDPIPQSTIPPAKTGTKNATRKKTASKSEMESEY, via the coding sequence ATGAAGTGCGGTAAGCGATTCGTGGCACTCGTATGTCTCTGCCTGATGACGCCGCCGGGCATGGCGCAAGTGCCGGCGGGGGAATCGGATCCGACGTCGGTCGAGACCGAAGTGCCGGAGGTGCTGACCTCGCCGGGCACGGCGCCCGCACCGGCACCGAGTGCAGGAGGTCCAACGGGGGACGGCGCCGCGACCGGGACCAATCTCGACTGCGACCATCTCGACGACCAACATTTTTGCCTCAACGCGCCGAAGGCCAAAATCGAAGATATCATCCGGCAGATCAGTGCGTGGACGAAACGCAATTTCATTCTCGATTCCAGCGTCCAGTCGAAAGAGATCACGATCCTCTCCGAACGCCCAATGACGCGCGGCGAGGTCTATCAAGCCTTTCTCTCCGCATTGAACGTGGCCGGATACACCATCGTGGAAGGGCCCGGCGGAGTCTTCAAGGTCGTCGGCCTGACCGATGCGAAAAAATACCCGATCCCGACCCACGTCGATACGACGCCGGTGTCCGACCTTTTCATTACCCGCTTGGTGACGATGCGGAATATCAGCGCCAAGGATATGTACGACGCCATCAAAGACATGATCTCCAAAGGCGGTTCGATCAGCGCGTACACCCAAACCAACACGCTGATCATCACCGACTCCGGGACCAACATCGATCGGTTGATGAAGATCGTGAAGGAACTCGATCAAGAGGGTCCGCAGCAGACGATGGAAATTATGCCAGTGAAGCACGCGTCGGCAAAGGAGATCGCCGGGATCGTGAACCAATTGTTCGAACAAAAGACCCAAGCCGGGAAGACGAAGCCGAAAGCCGGCGAGCCGGTCGACATTGAAGAAGTGTCGAAACTGATTCCCGACGATCGAACCAATTCCATCATCGTGCTCGCCAGCAAGCGGGCGATGGACCAAGTCCGCTCCATCATCCAGCGTCTCGATCAAAAGATGGCCAGTGGCCAAGAGGGCCACATCCACGTCTACTATCTCAAATACGCCAAGGCCGATGAACTGGCCACGACGCTCACCACGTTGGTTTCCGGTACGGCCAAGAAACCGGAGCCGGGGAAAGGCGGAAAGGGCCAGGCCGCCGACAGTGGCGCGGTTGTCGCGGAGCTGGAGGGCGGCATTAAAGTCACTGCCGACAAAACGGTGAATGCGTTGATCATCACTTCGACATTTAAAGACTTCAAGACGTTGGTCGAGAAGGTCATCAGCAAACTCGACGTCCGCCGCCGCCAAGTCTATCTCGAAGCGGTTGTGATGGAACTCTCCATCGACACCAGCAAGGATTACGGATTCTCCGGGCATGGCGGCATCGGCGCGGGCGCGGCGTTGGGCTTCGGCCAGTCGTTTGGAGCATTGTCCGGGATCCAGAGCGGTCTGCTGAGCGGGCCCGAATCGGCGCCGGCGCTGCTCGGCGGCTTGATCAGCCAACGCACCGTCAATCTCCAAACCGTCGGCGCCCAGGGGCAGAGCCAATCGATCTCGATCCCCGCTTTTTCAGCGTTCATCACCGCGCTCTCCACGTACGGCAATGCGAATATCATCTCGACGCCGAATCTGCTCACATTGGAAAACGAAGAGGCGACGATCGAAGTCCAAGAAAAAGAGCCGATCCCCGGCGCGCAGTCAATCGGGCAAGGCGGCGTCACGACGATCAATCCCGTCCAGTACGAAGAAGCGGGACTCACGATGAAGATTAAGCCGTCGGTGGGCTACGGCGATTCCATTGCGTTGAAGATCGAGCAGGAACTTTCGACCTTCGGTGCGCGCGTGCAAGGATTGAATGCCCCGTCCAAGAGTAAGCGCAAGGTTCAGACCAACGTGTTGTGTCAAGACGGCCAGACGATCGTGATCGGCGGACTGATGCAAGATGAAATGACCGCCGGGAAGCGGAAGATCCCGGTGTTGGGCGATATCCCGCTGCTCGGGTTCTTTTTCTCGCGCACCAATAAACAAGTGGGCAAACGCAATCTCCTGATCTTTCTGACCCCATACATCGTCCGTGATTCGCGCGACTTCCAAGATATCCTGCAGCGGAAGATCGAGCAGCGGAACAGTTTCGTGCAGCAAAATTATGGGAAGAAGCAGCAAGAGACGATCCGCGACATGATCCGCACGCACCGCGAAGACTTGCTCGAATTCAGCGAGGGCTGGACAGAACCCCCAGCCCAGACCCCAGTGCGTCCGTCGTCGGTGAAGTCCGTGTTGCCAGGGCCGGAGTCGTATGAAATGTCCCGTGGCGCGCCAGCCGCCGGTGCCACGCGCGGCGCCCCGACCGGTCCGGCACCGATCATCAGTGTGCCGCCGCTGTCACCGGTCGGACCGGCCGTTGGTCCCCCCGTCCGTTCGGCCCCGACCACGAGTAAAGGCGTCACCACATCGAGCACGGCATTCGATGCCGCACTCGACACCCCGGTCGAAAAACCGACGTGGCTCTCGTCCTCGTATAAAGGGAGCATCAAGGCCGCGCCGGCGAGTGTGTCGAGCACGCCGCCGAAAGCGGCGACGATCGTCGAGAAGACGCTGACCTCGAACGCCTCCGCGACCACGAAGAATGCGAAGGCGACGGCCACGCGCAGCGCCGCCAAAGCGACCGCAACCGCGACCGCGAAGACCGCCGAGTCCGGCGTCATCACGATCGACCCGATCCCGCAATCCACGATCCCCCCGGCCAAAACCGGCACCAAAAACGCCACCCGCAAAAAAACCGCGTCAAAGAGCGAAATGGAATCGGAGTATTAG
- a CDS encoding type II toxin-antitoxin system prevent-host-death family antitoxin, with the protein MQNVTFSELRNNAKKYFDAVESGETLEVYRNGKPIAMISPAREHSLSRWRSARPLKIAGISLSRLIMQEREE; encoded by the coding sequence ATGCAAAATGTCACATTTAGCGAGTTGCGGAATAACGCGAAAAAATATTTCGATGCCGTGGAATCCGGCGAAACGCTGGAGGTGTATCGGAATGGCAAACCGATCGCGATGATCTCGCCAGCACGTGAACACTCGCTCAGTCGCTGGCGATCCGCCCGTCCGCTGAAGATTGCCGGCATCTCGCTCAGTCGACTGATCATGCAAGAACGCGAGGAATAA
- a CDS encoding sterol desaturase family protein — translation MMRWSLYLGAGLGWIYGGSQVTTNRPLALLYFCCGLLSWTFMEYAVHRWFLHRHNMIASGSDPLRCWHRAHHATPEAPHRLPLPLPFSLTGYAMCLIVAWSWSQTWPLAGLAATGWSLGYLAYEWLHRMYHLGTPQHRISRALRRHHLIHHYAEPERAFGITTPFWDLFFWTWPRHRAPLTLATEQKKWLRR, via the coding sequence GTGATGCGATGGAGTCTCTATCTCGGCGCCGGCCTCGGCTGGATCTACGGAGGGAGCCAAGTAACCACGAACCGCCCCCTGGCCCTCCTGTACTTCTGTTGCGGCCTCCTGAGCTGGACCTTCATGGAATATGCGGTGCATCGTTGGTTCCTGCATCGGCACAACATGATCGCGTCGGGCAGCGACCCCCTCCGTTGCTGGCACCGCGCTCACCACGCCACACCGGAGGCGCCACACCGACTACCCCTCCCACTCCCATTCAGCCTGACCGGCTATGCGATGTGCCTGATCGTCGCGTGGAGCTGGTCGCAGACATGGCCGCTGGCCGGATTGGCCGCCACCGGATGGAGCCTCGGCTACCTCGCGTATGAATGGCTGCATCGGATGTATCATTTAGGCACACCACAGCACCGCATCTCACGAGCGCTGCGTCGCCACCACCTGATTCATCATTACGCCGAACCGGAACGGGCGTTCGGGATCACGACCCCGTTCTGGGACCTCTTCTTCTGGACCTGGCCCCGCCACCGTGCCCCATTGACCCTCGCCACCGAACAGAAAAAATGGTTAAGACGGTAA
- a CDS encoding alpha-L-glutamate ligase-like protein: MTTIHREHSRWAQFRYVRQTVLGLNRRNGRYLFPLNPIELLPLVDEKEMTKTRLNAHALPTPATYDIIHHRYELRRLESVVAAHAEFVVKPARGYGGGGIVICERTADGLQLSHGRRWRIRDLVRHVDAILDGVYSLDERSDTAIVEQRLHLDPVLDSLAVTGLPDLRFLVIRGIPLLAMLRLPTRRSAGRANLHVGGVGVGIDLTTGITRHGLYRGLAVRRHPDTEAPLAGHALPHWPRLLEISARCYDAVPLGYLGVDIVFDRDHGPMVLELNGRPGLQIQLANNIGLRPLLEALDGVPTASLSVAERVACGLATYQMLWERAHGD, translated from the coding sequence ATGACCACGATCCACCGCGAACACAGTCGGTGGGCGCAATTCCGCTACGTGCGGCAGACCGTGTTAGGCCTGAATCGACGCAACGGTCGCTATCTCTTTCCGCTCAATCCGATCGAATTACTCCCGCTCGTCGATGAAAAAGAAATGACGAAGACGCGCTTGAACGCCCACGCGCTCCCGACGCCGGCGACCTATGACATCATCCACCATCGGTATGAGTTGCGTCGCCTCGAGTCGGTCGTCGCGGCCCACGCGGAATTTGTCGTGAAGCCGGCGCGCGGCTATGGCGGCGGCGGGATCGTGATTTGCGAACGCACGGCGGACGGCTTGCAACTGAGTCACGGACGGCGCTGGCGGATCCGCGATTTAGTGCGCCACGTCGACGCGATCCTTGACGGTGTCTATTCGCTGGATGAACGCTCCGACACCGCAATCGTCGAACAACGTTTGCATCTCGATCCGGTGCTGGACTCGTTGGCGGTCACCGGATTGCCGGATCTCCGCTTTCTCGTCATCCGCGGCATCCCGCTGTTGGCGATGCTGCGCCTGCCGACGCGGCGCTCCGCCGGACGCGCTAATCTCCACGTCGGCGGCGTCGGCGTCGGGATCGATCTGACGACCGGCATCACGCGGCACGGTCTCTATCGCGGCCTCGCAGTCCGGCGCCACCCCGACACCGAAGCGCCGCTCGCCGGACACGCATTGCCGCATTGGCCACGACTGCTGGAAATCAGCGCGCGTTGTTACGATGCGGTACCGCTCGGCTATCTCGGCGTCGATATCGTGTTCGATCGCGATCACGGCCCAATGGTGCTGGAACTCAACGGCCGGCCCGGATTGCAAATCCAACTCGCGAACAATATTGGCCTGCGTCCGTTATTGGAGGCGCTTGACGGAGTGCCCACCGCATCGCTCTCCGTGGCAGAACGCGTCGCATGCGGACTGGCGACGTATCAAATGTTATGGGAACGTGCGCATGGTGATTAA